A single window of Onychomys torridus chromosome 8, mOncTor1.1, whole genome shotgun sequence DNA harbors:
- the Apoh gene encoding beta-2-glycoprotein 1 — protein MACPPPPVPKSATLKSHKSSAGNTSLYGDTEVFECLPHHAMFGNDTITCTAHGNWTKLPECKEVKCPFPSRPDNGFVNYPAKQVLFYKDKATFGCHDTYSLDGPEEVECTKMGNWSALPSCKASCKISIKKATVLYQGVRVKLQEHFKNGMTHGDKVSFFCKNKEKKCSYTEEANCIDGTLEVPKCFKEHSSLAFWKTDAWDVKPC, from the exons ATGGCCTGCCCACCACCACCAGTTCCTAAGTCTGCAACCCTTAAGTCTCACAAGTCATCAGCTGGGAACACCTCTCTCTATGGGGACACAGAAGTCTTTGAGTGCTTGCCACACCATGCCATGTTTGGAAATGACACAATTACGTGCACAGCCCATGGAAACTGGACTAAATTGCCAGAATGTAAGG AAGTAAAATGCCCCTTCCCCTCGAGGCCAGACAATGGGTTCGTGAATTATCCTGCAAAGCAGGTGCTTTTTTATAAGGATAAAGCCACATTTGGTTGCCATGATACATATTCACTGGATGGCCCAGAAGAAGTGGAGTGCACCAAGATGGGAAATTGGTCTGCTCTGCCAAGCTGTAAAG CATCTTGCAAAATATCTATTAAGAAAGCCACAGTGTTGTATCAAGGAGTGAGAGTGAAGCTCCAGGAACACTTTAAGAACGGAATGACGCATGGTGACAAGGTTTCTTTCTTCTGCAAAAATAAGGAGAAGAAATGTAGCTACACCGAGGAGGCAAACTGCATTGATGGCACCCTTGAAGTCCCCAAATGTTTCAAGG AGCACAGTTCTCTAGCTTTCTGGAAAACGGATGCTTGGGATGTGAAGCCATGCTGA